The genomic interval TCAGAAAATATGGATGGGTTGGTATGCGCAAACATGCCTCAAAGGCTGGTCGGTTGTGAAGTTCGGTTTTTACGAACGCAAGCACCTCCTCATATCGATCACAATCGAACCAGAGTATTCCGATTCCCCGCCCGCCCATTTTAGATGAAGGGCAATAAAAAGGCAAGGCAAGTGTAACCAATTGCTCGATCCGGTCTGCGGTACGCCCGGTTCACGATTTTAGTTTCATCACTTTTTTCTCTCTACCGTACATTTGCACCGCTAAGTGTCGCCATGGCGCCATGCGACACCCGCAAAGCCTGTACTGAGCGAAGCCGAAGTGAACGCAAAGAAAACCTTTTTCACTTGGCGACCTTAGCGTGCTTTGCGGTAAAAATCTTTCATGTACGGTAGAAAAACTTTTTTCAATTCTTCGTGCGGCAATGCCTTCACAGAAAACCCAAGATGCCCGGTCATATCTTCTGCCGCGACCATCGAGTTGATAATGGCTTCTTCCGTCGCAAACACTGTCGCGTGCAACAGCGGATTGAGCCGTTCGTTGTCGAGCGCTTTCAGATCAACCACTCCGCTTTTACCCGCCAGCGCGGCGTTGGGATTCGCCGTTGAGAACGCGAGAAAGATATCGCCCGAGCCGTTGCCGCCCAACGACCCCGTCCGCGCCATGCCCAACGATACGCGCTTCGCGATCCGCTTGAGTTGATGCGGCAACACAGGCGCGTCAGTAGCGATTACCACGATCAACGAACCCTGTTCTTGTTTATATGGGTTCTCGCCGTTCGTCCATGCGCTATGTTCGGTGAGATATCGCCCCACAGGCACGCCCGCGATCGTCAACTGATAGCGGACTCCAAAATTGGATTGCGCGAACGCGCCGACCATCCACCCGCCGAATCGTTCAGGAAGTTTTCTGGAGGAGGTCCCGCTCCCGCCTTTGAACTCGTAACTCATCATGCCCGTCCCGCCGCCCACGTTTCCCTCCTCGAGTGGACCTGATTCGGCTTTCCTCAGCGCTTCTCGCGCGTGATGCGGTTTGACGAAGAATCCGTTCATATCGTTGAGCCAGCCATCGGCGGTCTCTGCCACCACCGGGCACGACCATTTCTGAAACAGGGCATTGTTCTCCGCCTGCCATTCGATGATCGTATCGCGCACAATTCCCACCGAGTGCGTGTTCGTGATGCCGATGGGACCTTCGAGAAAGCCGCCTTCCTCCACCCATGCCGCACCGGTCATTTCGCCGTTGCCATTAAAAGGAAACCACGCCGCAAACACCGGGTCATGATTTGCTTTTCCGCGAGGGTGGATAATGGTGACCCCTGTCCGCGCCGACTCGCCTTCGATGATCGTTGAATAACCGACTTCGACGCCCGCCACATCGGTAATCGCGTTGTACTTTCCTGTGTTCCCCTCAAATGGAATCCCCAAATCTCGCGCGCGTGGTTTTTTCATACATGTCTCCGTTGAGATAAAGATACTATGCGGGTTACGGGTTATGCGTTGAGCAATACGTAGCGCGTATGAATCCGTTCATTGAGTTGCCTTCGCCAGCCCAACTAACTGCCTTGCCACATCCTGCATAATTTCGTCTGGCGCGCCATCCACCGCTTTCGATTGGATGCGGGTATCGATCTGGTCGTTGACATAATCCACAGCGACAAAATCTTCAAGTGTGAGAGCGATCTCGGTGGTGAACCAATCTAAACGGCAGAGTGAAGCGATCGTCTGGGTGATGTGGCGTAGCGGGGCGAGTCCATATCGATGTTCCTCTGCCGTTGTAACCTCGGCATACACGTGCGTGAACGGGTGCCACCAGCAGGGATGGGTTTTTCCCGCCGCATAGAAAACTCGGAACCAGGCGGGGCGTCCCTGAATGGTGCGGGGAATGATTGTGGCTTGAAGCAGGTATTTCTGTTTGGGGAATTGCATGCGCGCGCGCAACACCTGCTCGAGGGAGAAAGCGCCCAGAACAACTCCTTCGCCGCCTCCCTCGTTGGAGGGTTTGATCACGAATTGAGATCCGAGCGGGTTCAGGTCCAGTTCGGGAAGGATGGGTTGTTCAAGAAAAGGAGGAAGCAGTATTGTGTGAGGCGTGATGACGCCCGCTGTGATGAGTTCGAGGTGCATTGTGGCTTTGTCTTCGGACCAAAGAGACAGTTCGGCGGGGTTGATCCGTTTTTTGCCGTGTTCTTTTGCCCAATTGTTGATCGGGAGGAAGCGGTCCTCGCCTTGTGAGCGGTCTAGCAACGTGTGGAAGGTGTGTTCGCCTTTGTACAGCGCGTTGACCGATTCGAGTAAGTTGTCTGGCGTGACCTGCCAGAGCGTCAGCCCCTGTTCTTTACAGGCTTTTTCGACAAGTTGAACAAAGTCAATATCATATTCCCAATACCACGGCAGGCAGATGTCGTGCTGCATAGGGGAATTGTAAGGGATGAAGGGGACAAGGCGCAAGACAGGAGAGTACGAGATATGAGATATGAGATACGGATTTCTGCGCATCTGCTTGCACGGTTCTACCTGTCTACGTGTTTACATACTCATCTGATTCCGAGTGTACATGTTTCTCTCCCGCTGATACAATCAACGCACTTCAAGAAAGGAACTTAACATGAGCATTGATTCGGTACAGGATGGCGTGGTGGTGTCGATGGATTACACCCTGCATGTGGATGGCGAGTTGTTGGATAGCTCGGATGGACAAGGCCCGTTGCAGTTCTTGGTCGGGTATGGGAACATCATCCCCGGGCTCGAAGATGAAATGATGGGGATGAAGATCGGCGACAGCAAAAAAGTGGTCGTTCAGCCGGTGGATGGGTACGGCGAATTCGATGAGAGCGCGTTCATGGATGTGCCGCGCGATCAATTCCCCAAAGACATGAAATTCGAGGAGGGGTCAGAGTTAACAGTGCGCGATAACGAAGACAATGTCCGCATGGCGCGTGTTGACCGCATCGATGGCGATATGGTGACGCTAAATTTCAATCACCCCCTGGCGGGAGATGTATTGCACTTTTACGTGAAAATTGTCAAGTTGCGCGAGCCGAACGAAGAGGAACTGGCGCATGGGCACGTCCACGAAGAGGGGCATCATCATCACTGAGTTTGGTCGGTAATTAGCCTAAGGCGCATTCGCCGGGGGCCAGGGGATTTCAACAGGTCCGCCATAGCCGTGTTTTTCCTGCACGAACACGCGTCCATGCGAAGGGATGCCGCACCCCGGCTCATCCACCTCCACGGTGATGAAGGGGAAATTGGAGCCCAGCGTTTCGAAGATGATTTGTCCACTTTCACATCGCCATACTTCGATAAGATATTGTTGCATGTTCGCGTCTTCGTATTTCCCCGGGCTGATGGGTACCGGCTCCCACGAAATGACAACCTTGCCATCCTCCTTGCGTTCGGCGGTTGCCCATGCTGGGCCGGGATAATATGGCGAGACCGGCAATTTCAAGCCGGGGTACACAATGGGCAGTTGTCCCGGGTCGCCTTGAATTTCAAGGAATTTTGCGTTTACCCAGCAATTATTATCCCGGTTGTTTTGGTCTTTGTTTGCCACCCAGACCCAATTGTTGGCGTCTGTCCGCCCGATTAATTTGACTTTCGTGGAGGCGTTGAACGCGAATAGATAGAGGTATTCAGCGCCGGGACCGTAGCGGCAACTCAACTTGTCCGCGATCACTTTAGCGGATAGATTTTCCACGGTGGGGGGCGGCGTTTGTGTGGGCGTAGGTGTTGGCAGGGGGGTATCGGTGGGTCGCGGTGTGTCAGTGGATATGGGTAGAGCGGTGGCGGTTGAGGTTGCGGGAATTGCCGGGGGTGTGTTCGCAACTGTAAGGGAGGGGGAGGCGGTTTGTCCCGATGGATTCGGCGCGCAGGAGGAGGTCAGAATGAGGCAGAGGAGGGAGAATGCTTTGATGTTCATCCTCGCATTGTACCCAATTGTTATGTTGCCGCCATGCTTCTCGAGTCATTGGCAAAACCGAGCAGGGATGCCATGCCTTGAACGAGGAGACTACCGCCGAAGAAAACCATGGAGTATTCCATATTGTTAGTGAAGAGTCCGCGTTGGAAGGTCCACACGAGGGTGGCGGTGCCGAGGATGACGAGACATAGCCCGGCGATGGGAAGTATGCCCGGCGCGATGGGGCGGGCGCATGCAACCCATGTGAGTAAGCCGATGAGGATGACGCTTGTTCCCGCAACAATTTTTGCTGTCATCCATGGAATCTCATTTGCTCGGATTCCTGAATTGGAGAGGGTGAGGGCGAGTAACAATCCAGCCACGATGGAATTGATCAACGCGAGAAACAGGGATATGGTTTTCATGAGACGCCTCCGGGTTGAAGTTTCTCCCAGCATAGGCGCGTGAGGCTCTCAAAGACTCTATGGAGGCTCTCAAAGACTTGAAAGTTGACCGGTTACTCGTCGTTGGATGGTTGGAAGCGAGGCTCAGCCCCCAATTTCAAATGAAGAAGGTAATACCAAAATGCGGAAAGCGCGCAGAGCGCCCCGCCGAGATACCAAAGTAAGTGCGGGTTGTAGTGATCGAGGATCAAACCTGCCGCGGCGGGCCCGATGGTGGCTGGCAGGGTCCAACCGAGATCATAGATTGCCATGTACCGTCCGCGCATATCTTCGGGGGCGAAGCCGGTGGCGATTACCCGGTTGGTGGGGAAGACGATCATTTCGCCGATGGTGATGATGATTACAGCGGCGAGAAACAGCGGAACGGAACGGATGAGCCCAATCATCGTGAAGCCTGCCATGAAGAAGAGCACGCCGGCGGTCATGGTGAGAAAGGGTGTGAATTTTCGTATTTTTCGGCTAACCCAAAACTGAAGTAGTACCACTTCAAGCCCGGTGATGGATAACATGGCGCCGTAAATTTTCGGGGCGATCCCGTGCGTGTCGCGCAAATAGACGGGCAGGGAGCTATATTGCTGTTGGTACACCAGCAGGGAAAGGATGCCCGCCACCGTGAACGAGATATAGCCCGCATCGCGCAGGACGATCCGATAATCGGCGAAGGTTTTTTTCAACGATTCGTTTTTCTTTGCTTCTTTGTGATGCGCGGGCTGGGTTTCGGGCAGTTTGAAATATAGGATGAGCGCGACGAGACTACTGAGGACCGCGTCGGTAACGAAGAGGGCAAAAAAGGATTTTTCAGCAAGCAACCCGCCGAGCGCGGTGCCGATGATCCACGAAAAATTGAAGACGACGCGCGTGATCCCGAACCCTTCCTGGCGTTTATTTTCCGGCAGGATATCTGCCATCATCGCGTCTTGGGCGGGCGCGGCGACGCGGGAGAGCAAGCCGACAAGGATGACAAGGAAGTAGAGCAGGTTGATGTTGTTTGCCAACCCAAAAGAGAGACTGCTCACCGCGCTGAAGATCAAGCCGAAGAGGATCAATCTGCGGCGGCCGAAGCGGTCTGTCAGGGCGCCGCCGATGGTGGAGCCGATAATTCCCGCGAGTGACGACATGCCGATGAGGATCCCCGCTTGGGTCATGCCGACGCCGAATTTTTCTGTAATGTAGAGCGCGAAGAAGGGGAAGAGTAGCGTACTGCCGATGGAATCAATGAACGAAGTAAAGACAACGACCCAAAAAAGAGAGGGAAACCCGTTATATGTCTTTTTGACGCTGTTGAGCATGAGTGACCTGTTTTTCAGGCGTCGGGAATCTTTCCCGCCTGCGGACTTGGATAATGATAATCGCTTTTTCGGGGAGTTTACTGTTCAGTCCTGTTTTACAGCTGTTCGTCATTATTTTGTAATTTGGGTGATTCTCTACTCACCCACGCTGAGCGGAGCGCGGGGACGAAACACCAGCCATCCGATATAGAAATTCTCTAACAATCTTTCCCATCTCCTCCCATCTTGGCTGTGACCTGTGCCTTTTCACCGCATGCAATGACAATCTCGCCAATAATTCTCTATTTCTCGCCAATTCGCTCAAGTGATTTGCCAGCGTTTCCGCATCATTCGGCTCGATCAAATATCCATTCTCGCCATGCGCGATGATCTCTCCCGCCGCGCCAGCCGTTGACCCGATCGCGGGCAGACCGAAGCACATCCCCTCGAGATAGACGATCCCAAATCCCTCGTAACTCGAAGGCACGACCAGCACATGCGCCTGCTTGAGCTTTTCGATGAGGGGTTCGTTATCTAATGTGCCGTGAAATGTGACAATGGACGATAGACCGTTGACCATGACAAACTTTTTCATTTCCTCGGCATATTTTGGTTCAGCGGTTAGTCCTCCAACCACGTCCACCCCGACCTTCGACCTTCGACCTTTGACTGCTTCGAGCAAAATATGAAGTCCCTTTCGATAAATCACATTCCCAAGAAACAGAATTCGTAACTCGTCACTTTTCGCGCGTTCGATAATTTCTTTTTCCGAAATCCCATCCCCAAACCTGTCCGTCGGCGGATACGCAACGACCGATGGTTTACTATTATCTAATAATCGACTAACTACTCTTTCTGTGGTCTTTGAATTGAAAATAAACCCGTCTACGCTTTGCAGGTATTTCTTTTCAACGATCCGATAAAGCCAATTCTGCCATGCGGGTCTCAACTCAGAGCATCGCAAGTGGTGGACAAGAGAAACGATGGGGTAGGGATGTTTCCCTGCGTTCGCCGCGATCAACGATGGGTGGTTGAGTTCATCTTGAATCAGAATATCCAGGTTGGGCGGAAGTCGAAATGGAAAATTATCCGTCAAATGTGACGCGTAATTCCGCCAGGGCAGGGAAATGATCTCAACTTGATCCCCTTGCGCTCGAAGATATTCCACCAGCTTGCGGTCATACAAATACCCGCCGCTGACTGTTTCTAAGGAGCCGTAAATAACAAATCCGATCTTCATAATTGGTATGTCACTCTGAGCCCTTCGATAAACTCAGGATAAACTTCGCGAAGAGTCTCTGATGCGGTGTAAGAGATGCTTCGTCGCTCCTCAGCATGACATGCCTAGCGTTCCACTCGATACGCCGCCCACGCGGACTCGTTCTCCCACAACACAACCTTCACCGCGGAGATGCTTTTTGCTGTGATGCGTTCACTCAACGACATTGCCAATATCCGCGCGAAATGCTCGATGGATGGGTTCAGTCCATCAAAGGCGGGACAATCATTCAACATCTGTTCCTTGTATTGACCAATGACTTCGTCAAGGTGTTTCTCAACATCCACAATGTCAACGAGATAGCCGTGCTGATCTAATTCCTTCCCTTCAAGTTGCAGTTCAAGAACGTAATGATGCGAGTTCGGGAAATTCTCGGGTCCCCAATCTCCACCGATGAGAAAATGCCTTGCGATGAAATTTCGTTTTACTCCCAGGGTGTACATTCTCCTCCGATCAAGACTTCACCGCACGCATGATGTGATGTCCGTTCTCTTTGATGACAGGCATGGCAAAATCGAACTTATCCAAACTGGTGCAATGGACAAGGTCGATCTCTGGGAATTCGGGTCGTAGAGGGTTATTAAATATTTTTGCATCGTTCGAGTTTCGCACGCGTTCCAGAAATGGAGTTGGGTCAGGCGTATGACCCCTCAACAACGCCTCCAGATATTCCGCGCACGCCAGGTCTTCTTCACCGCCATCGTATGTTTGACCTGTGACCACAAAGGTGACTGAATCAGGCGAAAGTTTTTGCAAATACATCGCGGTCTGGCGCGCGACAACGAAACTTGCGGCAACTATTTTGCTGGCTTTCACACTGCGAGCGATTCCCTGCGTCCCAGCGCCCGTGCGTTGGACAATAATTTTTCCGCTTAAATCAAGCGCGTTCGTTTGAGTGGGGGAGTTGCCGAAGTCGAACCCCTCAAGCGGGAGTCCGCCCACTTCGCCGCACGCGAGTGAATTGGGGATCTGCGCCTTGAGCTGTAACGCCTCCTCCACGCCGCTGACGGGATAGATCTCTTTTGCGCCGCGATGAAACACGAAGGCCGCATTTGTGAACGCGCGGATCACGTCAATGACCACAACGACTCCCGTCGCTTCGTGGCAGGTATCCAGGTTGGTGTAGTGAAATTTCATGGTGTTTGATTTTGTTAAAGGAAATTGTCTGGGTTGTCTTTCTTGCTCTTTGTGCTCTTCTCTAATTTTCTTCGCAATTCATGGCTGGTTAGGCTAAGAAATAGCCCGATTGTAGAAATTATGCCCCCTACTGGCACCATAACAAGAATCATCTCGATTTGATTTTCAATGATCGATTTAGATCGAGTAAGTAAATCATAGAAATAAAAACCACCATACATGAGGAGAGGGATAGCAAAACCAAGCTTAAGCGAACGTGCCCATCGTTCTCGAATGGTTGTGGGGAATCTATAGCCTTTGCTCCCAATGTAAAATAGAAATACCCCAACAACCATCATGAAGGTGAAAATTGCGCCGATAAGGATTTTCATTTAGTGTATTCAAGC from Candidatus Defluviilinea gracilis carries:
- a CDS encoding P1 family peptidase, with protein sequence MKKPRARDLGIPFEGNTGKYNAITDVAGVEVGYSTIIEGESARTGVTIIHPRGKANHDPVFAAWFPFNGNGEMTGAAWVEEGGFLEGPIGITNTHSVGIVRDTIIEWQAENNALFQKWSCPVVAETADGWLNDMNGFFVKPHHAREALRKAESGPLEEGNVGGGTGMMSYEFKGGSGTSSRKLPERFGGWMVGAFAQSNFGVRYQLTIAGVPVGRYLTEHSAWTNGENPYKQEQGSLIVVIATDAPVLPHQLKRIAKRVSLGMARTGSLGGNGSGDIFLAFSTANPNAALAGKSGVVDLKALDNERLNPLLHATVFATEEAIINSMVAAEDMTGHLGFSVKALPHEELKKVFLPYMKDFYRKAR
- a CDS encoding peptidylprolyl isomerase, with translation MSIDSVQDGVVVSMDYTLHVDGELLDSSDGQGPLQFLVGYGNIIPGLEDEMMGMKIGDSKKVVVQPVDGYGEFDESAFMDVPRDQFPKDMKFEEGSELTVRDNEDNVRMARVDRIDGDMVTLNFNHPLAGDVLHFYVKIVKLREPNEEELAHGHVHEEGHHHH
- a CDS encoding MFS transporter; translated protein: MLNSVKKTYNGFPSLFWVVVFTSFIDSIGSTLLFPFFALYITEKFGVGMTQAGILIGMSSLAGIIGSTIGGALTDRFGRRRLILFGLIFSAVSSLSFGLANNINLLYFLVILVGLLSRVAAPAQDAMMADILPENKRQEGFGITRVVFNFSWIIGTALGGLLAEKSFFALFVTDAVLSSLVALILYFKLPETQPAHHKEAKKNESLKKTFADYRIVLRDAGYISFTVAGILSLLVYQQQYSSLPVYLRDTHGIAPKIYGAMLSITGLEVVLLQFWVSRKIRKFTPFLTMTAGVLFFMAGFTMIGLIRSVPLFLAAVIIITIGEMIVFPTNRVIATGFAPEDMRGRYMAIYDLGWTLPATIGPAAAGLILDHYNPHLLWYLGGALCALSAFWYYLLHLKLGAEPRFQPSNDE
- a CDS encoding glycosyltransferase family 4 protein; this encodes MKIGFVIYGSLETVSGGYLYDRKLVEYLRAQGDQVEIISLPWRNYASHLTDNFPFRLPPNLDILIQDELNHPSLIAANAGKHPYPIVSLVHHLRCSELRPAWQNWLYRIVEKKYLQSVDGFIFNSKTTERVVSRLLDNSKPSVVAYPPTDRFGDGISEKEIIERAKSDELRILFLGNVIYRKGLHILLEAVKGRRSKVGVDVVGGLTAEPKYAEEMKKFVMVNGLSSIVTFHGTLDNEPLIEKLKQAHVLVVPSSYEGFGIVYLEGMCFGLPAIGSTAGAAGEIIAHGENGYLIEPNDAETLANHLSELARNRELLARLSLHAVKRHRSQPRWEEMGKIVREFLYRMAGVSSPRSAQRG
- a CDS encoding 6-carboxytetrahydropterin synthase; amino-acid sequence: MYTLGVKRNFIARHFLIGGDWGPENFPNSHHYVLELQLEGKELDQHGYLVDIVDVEKHLDEVIGQYKEQMLNDCPAFDGLNPSIEHFARILAMSLSERITAKSISAVKVVLWENESAWAAYRVER
- a CDS encoding 2-phosphosulfolactate phosphatase, with the translated sequence MKFHYTNLDTCHEATGVVVVIDVIRAFTNAAFVFHRGAKEIYPVSGVEEALQLKAQIPNSLACGEVGGLPLEGFDFGNSPTQTNALDLSGKIIVQRTGAGTQGIARSVKASKIVAASFVVARQTAMYLQKLSPDSVTFVVTGQTYDGGEEDLACAEYLEALLRGHTPDPTPFLERVRNSNDAKIFNNPLRPEFPEIDLVHCTSLDKFDFAMPVIKENGHHIMRAVKS